Proteins encoded in a region of the Neodiprion virginianus isolate iyNeoVirg1 chromosome 2, iyNeoVirg1.1, whole genome shotgun sequence genome:
- the LOC124297928 gene encoding ubiquitin carboxyl-terminal hydrolase 47 isoform X1, with amino-acid sequence MTVDFDAMVCAVEDCGVECVVRDCTSRDAQPKFKLSLHPSTTVIDIFNYVAQHYSYDVDSFELVLQSARGEVVELNEVKEKNLMEIGLNFSNETKYTLVVSDVSRHTSKDAAANRTISSIKTPLFSPSSGDYNRPAPAFQSQIQEFTFNHKSVIKSETSYVGLVNQAMTCYLNSLLQALYMTPEFRNALYNWEYVDGSEKDEAKSIPYQLQKLFLNLQTSTKPAVETTSLTKSFGWDSTEAWQQHDIQELCRVMFDALEQKFKNTQQADLINRLYEGKMIDYVKCLECSTEKSREDTFLDIPLPVRPFGSNVAYNSVEEALRAFVQPETLDGTNQYHCEKCNKKCNAHKGLKFSKFPYLLTLHLKRFDFDYNTLHRIKLNDKVTFPDVLNLNSFVASTSAHESPGREEDTGVGVKCDDSSTTDSGTLDDECPPCDNSSASTNQSTNHDQDDDEGIDVSNGPSTSSCSNHNHENEKNSGNRAIDKGPYQYELFSIMIHSGSASGGHYYAYIKDLMTQEWFCFNDQSVTRITYDDIQKTYGGGPTRAYYSGAYSSSTNAYMLMYRQIDPHRNKLPMQAVNFPKHIQDLLKKMKESEENDRKNREKQMSMCKLKVYCHHPEEGRLTDAKLYVLQDETLQETTEVAHRRLGLEGIVKLDQCRLVSYDHNEDLIERSWEGSELMEPIGDIWRNNSRFDLLLQIRRKDEQFETYLPGGVATKVFVVDIDKEEVVDGPISVRGLLTQTIREYKLELSKLLKLDAKQIKLVLQKYPSDSRLLDKDDNMLQSEGFYGPNKIFVATALDTDETKPFHESKLQKIIENFEYIISLRVLLPDTSKETLDDLNIPSLEETRKGQEKSIANGPIKSSLGDMMNTMMTKNSEQTKPSCGIEETPPKTNTSAQLGEGEDWNTPEQSNSEDSSLSDSERTLMGDVPDYTNCVEPQFPNSGIVFDYAPPKLTRMENWDIDDESDYYFKAIPHSEDSQKLLKVLVDKRMQLSTLKKDLEPLVGVPVEYFKVFRHSSDSGETECSRLTEQLSCYQDGERLSVKLGRALRSGEFKVKLFQLLIHSTEPFKFLCDWIVSNEMTVGQAKKEILAEIKRKYNIDIPYEKCRLRRKNYKTASKVCLDEEKFEVLRLYTQCELFVQELPDKETVKDYNQVVLFVRKWSPSQMQLTPFEEITMNGKSIEELKEKLSSISDIPAQYIEVAKGRNAFPCDISVLQVQSELNWNHQATTIDTLPLNLEDGSVVYFRDSREEPKQLSSEELKEIASKESSRLTSLSSTSSYSPRRERALKIYLDTK; translated from the exons GCTATGGTGTGTGCCGTCGAAGACTGTGGTGTGGAGTGCGTAGTTCGTGATTGCACTTCACGAGATGCCCAGCCAAAGTTTAAGCTTTCTCTTCACCCATCGACGACAGTTATTGATATCTTCAACTATGTAGCTCAACATTATTCCTACGATGTGGACAGCTTTGAGCTGGTGCTACAAAGTGCACGTGGTGAAGTG GTCGAGCTAAACgaagtaaaggaaaaaaacctgATGGAAATTGGATTGAATTTTAGTAACGAGACAAAGTACACACTGGTCGTGAGTGACGTTTCTCGCCATACTTCAAAGGATGCAGCGGCCAACAGAACTATTTCATCCATCAAGACTCCATTGTTTAGTCCATCCTCTGGAGATTACAACCGACCAGCTCCAGCATTCCAGTCACAAATCCAGGAGTTCACTTTTAATCATAAAAGTGTCATCAAGTCTGAGACTA GTTACGTCGGTCTGGTGAATCAGGCAATGACGTGTTACCTAAACAGCCTTTTGCAAGCCCTCTACATGACCCCAGAGTTTAGGAATGCTTTGTACAACTGGGAATACGTCGATGGTTCAGAGAAAGATGAGGCCAAAAGTATTCCATATCAACTGcagaaattatttctaaatttgcAG ACGTCAACAAAGCCTGCAGTGGAGACTACTTCTTTAACGAAAAGCTTTGGTTGGGACTCAACGGAAGCATGGCAACAGCACGATATACAAGAGCTGTGCCGAGTGATGTTTGATGCCCTGGAACAGAAGTTTAAAAACACACAGCAGGCTGACCTGATCAATAGGCTTTACGAAG GAAAGATGATCGACTATGTAAAGTGCCTAGAATGTAGTACTGAAAAGTCTAGAGAGGATACTTTTCTGGACATTCCTTTACCTGTTCGGCCATTCGGCAGCAATGTCGCGTACAATAGCGTG GAGGAAGCCTTGCGAGCGTTTGTGCAACCTGAAACACTGGACGGGACAAATCAGTATCATTGTGAAAAGtgtaacaaaaaatgtaacgcacataaggggttgaaattttcaaaatttccgtACCTTCTTACATTACATTTGAAGCGATTTGACTTTGACTACAATACTCTCCACAGAATCAAGCTGAATGATAA GGTAACGTTTCCCGATGTTTTAAATCTCAATTCCTTTGTCGCATCAACATCTGCTCACGAGTCTCCAGGTAGAGAGGAGGACACTGGCGTTGGAGTAAAGTGTGATGATAGTTCAACGACAGACAGTGGAACATTAGACGACGAATGTCCCCCGTGTGATAACAGCAGTGCAAGTACTAATCAATCTACAAATCACGATCAAGATGATGATGAAG GTATAGATGTAAGCAATGGACCCTCAACCTCAAGTTGCAGCAATCACAatcatgaaaatgaaaagaattctGGAAATCGTGCAATTGATAAAGGTCCATATCAGTACGAACTCTTCTCCATCATGATTCACAGTGGGAGTGCAAGCGGGGGTCATTACTACGCGTATATCAAAGATCTCATGACTCAAGAATGGTTTTGCTTTAATGATCAGAGTGTCACGAGG ATAACTTATGACGATATTCAAAAGACATATGGTGGTGGACCTACTCGAGCTTACTATAGTGGAGCATACAGCAGCAGTACAAATGCTTATATGCTTATGTATAGACAAATAGATCCACATCGTAACAAGCTGCCGATGCAAGCAGTAAACTTTCCCAAACACATACAG GAtcttttgaagaaaatgaaagaaagtgAAGAAAACGACCGAAAGAACAGAGAAAAACAGATGTCTATGTGCAAGCTTAAAGTGTATTGTCATCACCCGGAAGAGGGCAGGCTCACAGATGCAAAACTTTACGTATTGCAAGATGAAACGTTACAAGAAACGACAGAGGTGGCTCACAGAAGGCTTGGTTTAGAAGGAATAGTAAAGCTAGATCAATGTCGATTAGTTAGTTACGATCATAACGAAGATTTGATCGAACGAAGCTGGGAAGGATCCGAGTTGATGGAACCGATCGGTGACATTTGGCGTAATAACAGCCGATTCGATCTCCTGCTTCAAATACGTCGGAAGGACGAGCAGTTTGAGACTTATTTGCCAGGAG GTGTTGCAACGAAAGTATTTGTTGTTGATATTGATAAAGAAGAAGTTGTTGACGGTCCGATAAGTGTGCGAGGTTTATTAACTCAGACCATCAGGGAATACAAACTCGAGTTGTCAAAACTGTTAAAATTGGATGCCAAGCAGATAAAATTGGTCCTACAAAAATATCCTTCAGACAGCCGGTTGCTAGATAAAGATGACAATATGCTTCAATCTGAGGGATTTTATGGtccgaataaaattttcgttgcCACAGCTTTGGACACAGACGAAACGAAACCTTTCCACGAATCTAAACTCCAAaagattattgaaaatttcgagtACATCATCTCCCTTCGCGTATTGTTACCTGACACAAGCAAAG AAACATTAGACGATTTGAATATTCCATCCCTCGAGGAGACACGCAAGGGGCAAGAAAAATCGATAGCGAATGGTCCGATAAAATCATCTCTTGGTGACATGATGAACACGATGATGACAAAGAACAGCGAACAAACCAAACCCAGTTGCGGAATCGAGGAAACACCTCCGAAGACTAATACATCTGCGCAGCTTGGAGAGGGCGAAGATTGGAATACACCTGAGCAGAGCAACAGCGAGGATAGCAGTCTGAGTGATAGTGAACGAACGTTAATGGGGGATGTTCCCGATTATACTAATTGCGTAGAACCTCAATTCCCCAATTCTGGAATAGTTTTTGATTACGCCCCACCCAAATTGACTCGTATGGAAAATTGGGATATCGATGATGAATCTGATTACTATTTCAAAGCTATTCCTCACTCAGAAGATTCGCAAAAAT TACTTAAAGTACTGGTGGATAAGAGAATGCAGTTGAGCACCCTGAAGAAGGACCTTGAGCCGCTCGTGGGTGTTCCAGTAGAGTATTTCAAAGTCTTCCGGCACTCGTCGGACTCCGGGGAAACAGAGTGCAGTAGACTAACTGAACAATTAAGTTGTTATCAAGACGGCGAGAGACTCAGTGTGAAATTAGGACGTGCTTTACGCAGCGGAGAGTTCAAAGTCAAGCTGTTCCAGCTACTTATTCATTCCACTGAg ccatttaaatttttgtgcGATTGGATAGTATCTAATGAAATGACAGTTGGTCAGGCAAAGAAGGAAATTCTAGccgaaataaaaagaaagtatAATATTGACATACCGTACGAAAAGTGTCGTTTGAGGAGGAAAAATTACAAGACAGCGTCAAAAGTATGTTTAGACGAAGAAAAGTTCGAAGTATTACGTTTATATACACAATGCGAATTATTCGTACAAGAACTACCTGACAAGGAGACAGTCAAAGATTACAACCAGGTTGTTCTGTTTGTGAGGAAGTGGTCACCTTCCCAAATGCAACTAACTCCATTCGAAGAAATCACGATGAATGGAAAGTCCATTGAAGAACTGAAAGAAAAG TTATCCTCGATATCAGATATACCGGCGCAGTACATAGAGGTAGCCAAGGGTAGAAACGCATTTCCCTGTGATATCTCTGTACTTCAGGTGCAAAGTGAACTAAACTGGAATCACCAAGCAACAACTATAGATACCTTACCACTTAATCTTGAAGACGGCTCAGTTGTCTACTTTAG GGATAGCAGAGAAGAACCTAAGCAGTTGAGCTCCGAAGAGCTCAAGGAGATCGCAAGCAAAGAGAGTTCGCGTCTGACGTCACTCTCATCGACGTCAAGTTATAGTCCGCGGCGAGAGCGAGCgctaaaaatatatttggaCACCAAATGA
- the LOC124297928 gene encoding ubiquitin carboxyl-terminal hydrolase 47 isoform X2: MVCAVEDCGVECVVRDCTSRDAQPKFKLSLHPSTTVIDIFNYVAQHYSYDVDSFELVLQSARGEVVELNEVKEKNLMEIGLNFSNETKYTLVVSDVSRHTSKDAAANRTISSIKTPLFSPSSGDYNRPAPAFQSQIQEFTFNHKSVIKSETSYVGLVNQAMTCYLNSLLQALYMTPEFRNALYNWEYVDGSEKDEAKSIPYQLQKLFLNLQTSTKPAVETTSLTKSFGWDSTEAWQQHDIQELCRVMFDALEQKFKNTQQADLINRLYEGKMIDYVKCLECSTEKSREDTFLDIPLPVRPFGSNVAYNSVEEALRAFVQPETLDGTNQYHCEKCNKKCNAHKGLKFSKFPYLLTLHLKRFDFDYNTLHRIKLNDKVTFPDVLNLNSFVASTSAHESPGREEDTGVGVKCDDSSTTDSGTLDDECPPCDNSSASTNQSTNHDQDDDEGIDVSNGPSTSSCSNHNHENEKNSGNRAIDKGPYQYELFSIMIHSGSASGGHYYAYIKDLMTQEWFCFNDQSVTRITYDDIQKTYGGGPTRAYYSGAYSSSTNAYMLMYRQIDPHRNKLPMQAVNFPKHIQDLLKKMKESEENDRKNREKQMSMCKLKVYCHHPEEGRLTDAKLYVLQDETLQETTEVAHRRLGLEGIVKLDQCRLVSYDHNEDLIERSWEGSELMEPIGDIWRNNSRFDLLLQIRRKDEQFETYLPGGVATKVFVVDIDKEEVVDGPISVRGLLTQTIREYKLELSKLLKLDAKQIKLVLQKYPSDSRLLDKDDNMLQSEGFYGPNKIFVATALDTDETKPFHESKLQKIIENFEYIISLRVLLPDTSKETLDDLNIPSLEETRKGQEKSIANGPIKSSLGDMMNTMMTKNSEQTKPSCGIEETPPKTNTSAQLGEGEDWNTPEQSNSEDSSLSDSERTLMGDVPDYTNCVEPQFPNSGIVFDYAPPKLTRMENWDIDDESDYYFKAIPHSEDSQKLLKVLVDKRMQLSTLKKDLEPLVGVPVEYFKVFRHSSDSGETECSRLTEQLSCYQDGERLSVKLGRALRSGEFKVKLFQLLIHSTEPFKFLCDWIVSNEMTVGQAKKEILAEIKRKYNIDIPYEKCRLRRKNYKTASKVCLDEEKFEVLRLYTQCELFVQELPDKETVKDYNQVVLFVRKWSPSQMQLTPFEEITMNGKSIEELKEKLSSISDIPAQYIEVAKGRNAFPCDISVLQVQSELNWNHQATTIDTLPLNLEDGSVVYFRDSREEPKQLSSEELKEIASKESSRLTSLSSTSSYSPRRERALKIYLDTK, from the exons ATGGTGTGTGCCGTCGAAGACTGTGGTGTGGAGTGCGTAGTTCGTGATTGCACTTCACGAGATGCCCAGCCAAAGTTTAAGCTTTCTCTTCACCCATCGACGACAGTTATTGATATCTTCAACTATGTAGCTCAACATTATTCCTACGATGTGGACAGCTTTGAGCTGGTGCTACAAAGTGCACGTGGTGAAGTG GTCGAGCTAAACgaagtaaaggaaaaaaacctgATGGAAATTGGATTGAATTTTAGTAACGAGACAAAGTACACACTGGTCGTGAGTGACGTTTCTCGCCATACTTCAAAGGATGCAGCGGCCAACAGAACTATTTCATCCATCAAGACTCCATTGTTTAGTCCATCCTCTGGAGATTACAACCGACCAGCTCCAGCATTCCAGTCACAAATCCAGGAGTTCACTTTTAATCATAAAAGTGTCATCAAGTCTGAGACTA GTTACGTCGGTCTGGTGAATCAGGCAATGACGTGTTACCTAAACAGCCTTTTGCAAGCCCTCTACATGACCCCAGAGTTTAGGAATGCTTTGTACAACTGGGAATACGTCGATGGTTCAGAGAAAGATGAGGCCAAAAGTATTCCATATCAACTGcagaaattatttctaaatttgcAG ACGTCAACAAAGCCTGCAGTGGAGACTACTTCTTTAACGAAAAGCTTTGGTTGGGACTCAACGGAAGCATGGCAACAGCACGATATACAAGAGCTGTGCCGAGTGATGTTTGATGCCCTGGAACAGAAGTTTAAAAACACACAGCAGGCTGACCTGATCAATAGGCTTTACGAAG GAAAGATGATCGACTATGTAAAGTGCCTAGAATGTAGTACTGAAAAGTCTAGAGAGGATACTTTTCTGGACATTCCTTTACCTGTTCGGCCATTCGGCAGCAATGTCGCGTACAATAGCGTG GAGGAAGCCTTGCGAGCGTTTGTGCAACCTGAAACACTGGACGGGACAAATCAGTATCATTGTGAAAAGtgtaacaaaaaatgtaacgcacataaggggttgaaattttcaaaatttccgtACCTTCTTACATTACATTTGAAGCGATTTGACTTTGACTACAATACTCTCCACAGAATCAAGCTGAATGATAA GGTAACGTTTCCCGATGTTTTAAATCTCAATTCCTTTGTCGCATCAACATCTGCTCACGAGTCTCCAGGTAGAGAGGAGGACACTGGCGTTGGAGTAAAGTGTGATGATAGTTCAACGACAGACAGTGGAACATTAGACGACGAATGTCCCCCGTGTGATAACAGCAGTGCAAGTACTAATCAATCTACAAATCACGATCAAGATGATGATGAAG GTATAGATGTAAGCAATGGACCCTCAACCTCAAGTTGCAGCAATCACAatcatgaaaatgaaaagaattctGGAAATCGTGCAATTGATAAAGGTCCATATCAGTACGAACTCTTCTCCATCATGATTCACAGTGGGAGTGCAAGCGGGGGTCATTACTACGCGTATATCAAAGATCTCATGACTCAAGAATGGTTTTGCTTTAATGATCAGAGTGTCACGAGG ATAACTTATGACGATATTCAAAAGACATATGGTGGTGGACCTACTCGAGCTTACTATAGTGGAGCATACAGCAGCAGTACAAATGCTTATATGCTTATGTATAGACAAATAGATCCACATCGTAACAAGCTGCCGATGCAAGCAGTAAACTTTCCCAAACACATACAG GAtcttttgaagaaaatgaaagaaagtgAAGAAAACGACCGAAAGAACAGAGAAAAACAGATGTCTATGTGCAAGCTTAAAGTGTATTGTCATCACCCGGAAGAGGGCAGGCTCACAGATGCAAAACTTTACGTATTGCAAGATGAAACGTTACAAGAAACGACAGAGGTGGCTCACAGAAGGCTTGGTTTAGAAGGAATAGTAAAGCTAGATCAATGTCGATTAGTTAGTTACGATCATAACGAAGATTTGATCGAACGAAGCTGGGAAGGATCCGAGTTGATGGAACCGATCGGTGACATTTGGCGTAATAACAGCCGATTCGATCTCCTGCTTCAAATACGTCGGAAGGACGAGCAGTTTGAGACTTATTTGCCAGGAG GTGTTGCAACGAAAGTATTTGTTGTTGATATTGATAAAGAAGAAGTTGTTGACGGTCCGATAAGTGTGCGAGGTTTATTAACTCAGACCATCAGGGAATACAAACTCGAGTTGTCAAAACTGTTAAAATTGGATGCCAAGCAGATAAAATTGGTCCTACAAAAATATCCTTCAGACAGCCGGTTGCTAGATAAAGATGACAATATGCTTCAATCTGAGGGATTTTATGGtccgaataaaattttcgttgcCACAGCTTTGGACACAGACGAAACGAAACCTTTCCACGAATCTAAACTCCAAaagattattgaaaatttcgagtACATCATCTCCCTTCGCGTATTGTTACCTGACACAAGCAAAG AAACATTAGACGATTTGAATATTCCATCCCTCGAGGAGACACGCAAGGGGCAAGAAAAATCGATAGCGAATGGTCCGATAAAATCATCTCTTGGTGACATGATGAACACGATGATGACAAAGAACAGCGAACAAACCAAACCCAGTTGCGGAATCGAGGAAACACCTCCGAAGACTAATACATCTGCGCAGCTTGGAGAGGGCGAAGATTGGAATACACCTGAGCAGAGCAACAGCGAGGATAGCAGTCTGAGTGATAGTGAACGAACGTTAATGGGGGATGTTCCCGATTATACTAATTGCGTAGAACCTCAATTCCCCAATTCTGGAATAGTTTTTGATTACGCCCCACCCAAATTGACTCGTATGGAAAATTGGGATATCGATGATGAATCTGATTACTATTTCAAAGCTATTCCTCACTCAGAAGATTCGCAAAAAT TACTTAAAGTACTGGTGGATAAGAGAATGCAGTTGAGCACCCTGAAGAAGGACCTTGAGCCGCTCGTGGGTGTTCCAGTAGAGTATTTCAAAGTCTTCCGGCACTCGTCGGACTCCGGGGAAACAGAGTGCAGTAGACTAACTGAACAATTAAGTTGTTATCAAGACGGCGAGAGACTCAGTGTGAAATTAGGACGTGCTTTACGCAGCGGAGAGTTCAAAGTCAAGCTGTTCCAGCTACTTATTCATTCCACTGAg ccatttaaatttttgtgcGATTGGATAGTATCTAATGAAATGACAGTTGGTCAGGCAAAGAAGGAAATTCTAGccgaaataaaaagaaagtatAATATTGACATACCGTACGAAAAGTGTCGTTTGAGGAGGAAAAATTACAAGACAGCGTCAAAAGTATGTTTAGACGAAGAAAAGTTCGAAGTATTACGTTTATATACACAATGCGAATTATTCGTACAAGAACTACCTGACAAGGAGACAGTCAAAGATTACAACCAGGTTGTTCTGTTTGTGAGGAAGTGGTCACCTTCCCAAATGCAACTAACTCCATTCGAAGAAATCACGATGAATGGAAAGTCCATTGAAGAACTGAAAGAAAAG TTATCCTCGATATCAGATATACCGGCGCAGTACATAGAGGTAGCCAAGGGTAGAAACGCATTTCCCTGTGATATCTCTGTACTTCAGGTGCAAAGTGAACTAAACTGGAATCACCAAGCAACAACTATAGATACCTTACCACTTAATCTTGAAGACGGCTCAGTTGTCTACTTTAG GGATAGCAGAGAAGAACCTAAGCAGTTGAGCTCCGAAGAGCTCAAGGAGATCGCAAGCAAAGAGAGTTCGCGTCTGACGTCACTCTCATCGACGTCAAGTTATAGTCCGCGGCGAGAGCGAGCgctaaaaatatatttggaCACCAAATGA